CCTTTAACTGATCTGGAGAGCAATATTTTGCCAGGCCACTCACCACTTGCCTGCATTTGGCTTCTCCAATATCAATCTCCTCAACCAGCAAGCTGCATTTCAAAATGAGTTATAAAGAGACAGCCCTTTACTGAAGTATTCATTGAGTTTTGCACATGAGATGAAAATTTCATCTCTAGAGGAACAACTGGATGAAAAACAGAAGTACGTGAAACAGTGTGCTTGATAATGATAATTGATGCCATCACAAATTAAACATAATtatcaaaacaaaataaatttgaCATCAGATATTTCAGAATAAAATCCCATTAAGAAAGGAGAAGAAGGTCATAGGTATGACAATAAAAGAAAATTCCTGAAACATTCCATGCCTTAAATCATGTGAATGCCATAAATTTAGTCAATGCAAGTTGGGCGAAGTGGAACAAAGAAAACAACGGCATAGCTACCTCACCTATCAGCTGAAGGATGTTTCCAGGCTTTACGAATATGCCCAATCTGTATTTTAAGTAGACTGACGCTAAGTTCTTCATCTTTCTTTTCCACCTCCTTTTCAGGTTGCCTAGCTTTGCCTGGCTCTTTCTCAGGAAGTTTTCTTTTGTCTGGGGTAGCTTGACCGGCTGCTTCAACCTTTTCCTTTTGTTTTTCAAAGAAACAGGGAGACATATTAGTGTAAGCATATTAGTAAATGTCCTTACGTGCCATGACAACTTCAATGACAAAAATGCTAATAGAAAGGCTCTGCATGTTGATGGAATTAGCAGCATTTTAAAATAGAAAGAAattagaaattattttaaaaaaggaaGCAGTTTGAAACTAAGCAAAGGCAATTGATTTTAGTCAAGGTCCATTCTGAGTCTCTGACAGGAGTATGTGttcatcacaagaaaaacaaagtACACTTCATGCTAAAAATTGCCACCAAGAGTTTTCCGACCATAACTTCAATTAGAAGAAAATGTACAGGTGAAGCACTTACTGTGTCAGCACTTTTCTTCGCTTTCAAGTCTGCTTCCTTATTGATAGCCTCTTTCGTTTCTTGAACAGTTTTCTTTGCATTGGAATCATCAACCTTCCTCGTCGATTTTAACGCCTACGAATCAATTGAATATTAATACATCAAATTCCAGTTTATTTTTGTTCTCGGGGGCAGAGTAGTAATAACTTTAAGACAACAACGCACACAAAAATATTCCAAATATCcaaaaaaatgtaatttatCTCGAGTTTAAACAATTTGGTATCCTTGATCTGTTCACATGGAAAAGTAACAGCGTGTTTAAGAACAATCGGTCCTCTCGTATATTTGTATCtttagcatgaaaaatattCGGAATCATTAGAAGGAAAGCTATCCATTCTTACATGTCAATAAAAGAAAAACACAAAACAACAAAAGACCATCTAAACCCTCACTAGTGCCTTCATGTTTCTCCATAGCTCCTAGCATATTAAAGCTCCAAATATGACAGTAGAGATCAATGCAACAAAATTGGTAATCaatcattcataaaaaagaACCAGATAATGACCACAATAGAGTAGCAAGTTACTCACTGAGGGAATGCATTGGACATTCTCCACTAGAATCTTTTTGAATAATTCCCCAAAATATTCCTTGTTCTGCACTACGAAGATGAATTCATAAACAAGGGAGAAATGGGGGAAAAATCAAGAGGTgctacaaataaaaatatgtgcaTTCTTTAATCGCTACAGAACCTCGCATAGAATACAGAAAGTATAAGAGATATGCAATTTAATATATCTTTCTTTCGAAGgaaattcattaaaaaaatatataaccgAATTTTGGCATTACGTTCATTCGTATTAGGCACAAAGTGTTTATGATGAGTGGCATGTACCCAATGAactattaatgatgttttaCATCTATCTAAAACCATAAAGAACCAAGGAGAATGATTCTGATTTTTCAGCAGTACACATCTAATTATTTCGCTCAAGAACTCCCACAAATACGCATTTCAATGGATGAGATCATTCAGTGATGTTCAGGGACcaagaaagatcagaaattacTTAAACATCTTTTTTTGGAACACAATCTTTGGAAGCATTCTGGTCAACTACACTAGCCTGAGCAATTCAATATTAACttgaaatatcatttgaaaatctTTGTACCTTCTTTGTAGGACATCAAGATTGGTTTCTTAACACCGTTAAATCGGATAAGAAAAACTCGATCTTCGGGAAACCGACTATTCATACCTGAATATAATCAACCCATCTCAACAAGTGTGGCAGCTTGGCTTTGTCAGAGCTTGAAAGATCACTCTGAAACTCGCAAAAAGCTTGTTAGTAACTGTACAAAACAGGGTGAGAAATAAGGAAATCTCCTtacttccaatatccgtaaatCCAGTCTAAAATGTCCAAAAAGCTAATCCATGCTAACTAGATATAGACCGAGAAACGTAAATTAAAGATTCTTCAATACATCCAATCACAAGTGTGAGCACAAATCAACATATATGGAGCAAATCACCAAAGAATACATTTTTCGTTGGCATAATAACGACAGTTTATTAAAGAAAACGAAAAACACATACCACAGCCGAGTGCACAACTGAAAAGACAATCATATCAGCTTCAGATGGCTTCAGTCCACCTCCCATAAGAACAGACTTTGTGATCAACTCTTCATTCAACTTGCCAAGACTTTTCAAAGTCACACTGGAATTTTCCAAAAGAGACTCAGCAAATTCTATCCATTTCAGCAGCTGCCACCAAGATTAAGTCGGTCGCACCAAAATGCTTAATTTTCAAGCGACTAAAATAAAgcacaaagaaaaataaaattaaccaTAAAAACTTATAAAATTACTTCTTTGTTGTTAACTTGTAGATCCCCATTTCCTGATGAACTCAGTATTCGTGTGCAGAGGCTCTTCACGTCACTCCCCAAATCACTTGAAAACTCATTCTGCAAAACCAAAGCATCGAAGACTCTGAATCCGTTCTCAAAAAGTTCATCAATTAACGTCCATAAATGAAAAGAGAACGAAAATGAAGCTTACCGGATCCAACGAGAGGTATTTACAGAGAGCAAAAACAATATTTTGCTTCGCAATCACAGATGCCATCGATCGAAATCTTAAATTGTGTCAAAATCACTTTCCTTGTcggaaaatttaaattaaaattaactcCAATCCCCGATAGTTGAGTGATAAACCATCAGAAATTTATTCTCTAGGGTTTTAAATTTGGAATGTGGTACTCTTTTTATTGGGCTTTACTGACTGGGCCCAATTTCGTTTTCCCTTGTTCAGTCCAattgaaataataaataaatactttGAAAAGGACGAGTTGATAATGATAATGATAATGATGATGAATAACAGATGGTAACAATGGCACACCTGTGTGTATTAAaagttatattttatataaattatttaattcagTGATATATTAGAAatagaatttaaaaaaatatttttttctcataTCTTCATTTTGTAAAATCTGATATATTTAAACTTGTAAAGGATAAAGATAATAATAActttagaaaaatttaaaatatatatatgtttgatttgtaaaaataaaaacataataaacTATACATTTATTTAAGTGATCGAGTTTTAAGATATAATAATTTTAacctaatattttatttattctaaaataatataatatttaaaataagactATTTTAGGTAGATTAGTTTTAGTGACCAAGATAGTTATTTAAAACCACTCAATCTTAATGTTAataatgaataataataatactactAATAATTTGAAGTGTATTTTTTATACAGCATCTTTAGCCGGTAGTAcactcttttcttttctttctttttttgatTAAAACACACGTGAGGATGGGGGATCGAATGAGACCACTGGGCTACAGGCCGGCATctatactaagagaaagaagtttcaccgattactcattgaaccgagtatttaactccatcaaaatgaaatctattgctgcattaaaaacatcaaagtggtaatgatgttctattgaataaaccgtcgctaattaaaaccgccgatccactttttttttattttttaataatttagcgacggttttagcaataaccgtcgctaatatttgcgacggtttttgataaaactgtcgccgatccacatcggcgacaggtttactaaaaccgtcgcaaaagtagcgacggttttcacaaaaccgtcgctaaaaccgtcgctaaataaaaaaaatgggctGGGTTACATCTCAGTACACCCCTAGCGTAGATCCGTCTCTGCTCAGCAGTACACTCGTTTCTACTGGTAAATTTATGCCATctgatattatattattatatttttctatTTGTAAAAAAACTACTAATATTTATGTtataaaaaggaaaagaaaataaTACGCACATTCTTCTAGCAAAATGTACGGTGTTACATAGGTCATAGTTCTTAGTATTTTTCATCTGTACACTGCTCAAAGttattacacattgatacattAAGTTTCAAATAGATACTTCGTCCAGACAAAAAAGGAGCAAAACAAAAGAAAGATTCAACAGTTATTCATTCTGCAGGACAAGCATGGGCAAGAGAATCAGTTTAGCTAATTCAGGCTGGAACATAAGATTCGAGCAGGAGTCTTGCTGGGGACGGCGATCTGATTTCGACCATCAAATAAACAAACTTCCACTGTTTATCAACCTTGTCCTTGAACATCTCAGCACCTACTAACCCAGCTCCATGGGGACCGCGAATGTGGAAATTAACCTAATATTTGCCAGATAGATCCGTAAATAGAATGTAGGCCTAACAGACAGAGACATTAAATTGTTGTGTACTCTAGTAGGCACTACAgatatgaaaagaaataggCTACCTCAATATGCTCGCTGCCATCTTCATCAGTCCATATTCGATTAGGGATGCGTTGGCGAGCAGCTCGGTTCCGGCTTTCCTGGCCGTACCCAGTTATAGGGGATCCGATTCTAACTCTAACCTGGCCCAAAGGAGGTAAAAATGTTGAAAGCAGAATCACAGGAATGATTGGAGAGGTACAGAGATAAAATCAGGAACTGTATCATTAACtcaatatcaatatcagataaaTGGATCCGAAAAATCAAAAAATCGAGTCTATGAACCAACATGATGCTGAGTTTGTTGTCGCTAAAAATCAAATCATCAAGTCTAGAGACCGACATGATGCTGAGTTTCTTGTCATTTTAACACTCTTATAAATCCATTATGATTTCGCAGAAAAATTCCCATGAGTTTCTTCCTATCAAGAGACCAGACTTCATCATTTGACTTGAGACCAACAATCAAGTTTAGGAAAAGAGGTGAGAGGATCTTTAAAGTTAGAAGATATGAATCATCTGTTCAATGCCCAAATATTTCTAATTCGGTAACTGTCATTCACGAAAATTTACCTGATCATGTTTTACATCAATTCACAACCACTGATCAAAAGATGAGTAAAATCCACATGAAAAGGAGTTGGAAGTTGAAAAGAGAAAACATATAATTGAGCGAACCTGACTGTCATTTTTTATTCTTTCAAGAGCCTTCCCAAAATTTTATACCTGATAAAGATCGGTATATAAAAGTCAGAAACTAAGGTTTCATTCCCAAGAATTTCATCATATACCACAAGTTTATTCCTTCGTAAAGAAACCTCACTCTTTAGGTTCAAATATAAGTTCCTTGAAAATAGCATATCCTGCAGCTGCTGCAATTCCCAGTCCAGCTAGGATGAGAACACTGTAAGAAGCTCCCTCCGTAAATGTCATTGGTTTCTCAGGTATATTATATGTTGGAGTATCAAATGGATCCTCGACTGTGGTGACATCTCTTTTGGTCTGTATggaaaaaataaagaataaaagtAAATCTTTGATTATCAAGGTAATTTCAAAATGGTAAATATAGCAAGTAAAAAATTATTAGCAAGAGAAGATTTAAGCTTAAAGTTAGCTTTGATGACTTAAATGCTATTCTAGACGATCAAATGTTTGAAGTTCACCAATCAACGTGGAGCTCGCGAGTTGCTGATATATACAGCATAATGAGCATATTATCTAGCTTGACCTTGAAATCAATATGCAAAATTACAAAACATTCTTGCATTAATCACAACACCTGGTAAGATTTGTTAGTCAGTGCAGTCCTGCTGTGTAGATATATAAGATTTATTTGGAAGTCTCAAAATTCCTTGAACTATCAGAGTATCAGTAGGGGTATCAATTTTCTTTTTCACCCAGGGGCTCATTCTGCTTCAGATCCGCATTtcataattttcagaaaaaaaatttaatacgaCTTTGCCTCAAAGAATAAAGCCTTGAAGGAATATAAGATAGCAATATCTAATAATAGATAAGAGAGCGAATGCATTGTGACGTTTTCGATTTTTCATTCACATGAGAAACAGGGCAACTAAGCAGGAAGACACAAGTGCTTTCAGTTATATGCAATATAAAAAAACAGGCCCGGTAAGGGGCAAGGGGGTGCATCCTTCACGGGGATTCTCGAAATTTCGTTTGTAACTTCCTTCAGACGTACTAAGTCAGAGATGAGGGGATAGAAAAGGTTTCTACGTTAAGATATCAAGTTTTTTAATGGCGTTTAGGTTAAAAGTAAAACCTCATTCGAGCTCTTCCGTGTTGACTCGGAAGTTCTTGATGCCATGGACCTAGCATAACCAGGAATTGTAATGTTCACCCCATTGACCTCAAAAACTCCCGAAGACGAACGAAGATTCGCAAATTTTCCATTTCCCAATCCTCTAAACAATACCGAGACGCCTACCAAACGTCATCATCCGATCAAATTCTCCACTCAGCGGTAAAACCCATAAAAAATCTTAATTTCCAGGTCATTATTCGAACAAAAATGAATAAGTATACTGACCAGCTGCCATATCCGTATTCAATTTGCGAACGTTTTCTGCTCGAATTACGTGTCTTATCGTGATACCAGGTTCCTGAGCCACCTGCAACCTATGTGCAACTGAGTATTAATAAAATGAATACAAAAAAAATCGAGTGAATTGGTAAAGCCTGTGCTTAGAATACCTGGTAAATATGATTTTAAGAGCCCTGATCGATCTCATTTTTCTTTGTTTCAGAGCAGGTTTGCTCTGCTTCTTCAGGATTTCCACCCGCTTGCCAAAACCCTAACGTGTCAGGGTTCTGACAGTTAGCTGATGCAGGATATTTCAATTTAGACCCGCTTAACTTCTGTATTTGGCAATCAACCCCGATGTTTATTATATATTCCATCTATTATACCGACAGTTTTGGTGTGTCAAAATCACACCAAAAATCTTTCAAATTATGCCTCCTAGAACTCGTTCATGGTGTGGCCTTCATTGGGTGGTTTTGGGTGGTAAATCTCGCGCTTATGTGCAACTTTTCTTACTTAAAAAAGAGCAAGTTGgttgtgagacggtctccaTATCTTTGtcttgagacgggtcaatcctaccgatattcacaataaaaagtaatactcttagcaatcttttttcatggatgacccaaataagagatatgtctcacaaaatacgagatgtgagaccgtctcacacaaatgtTTGCCTTTCAAAAACTGATCACATTATCACactttttttttctcatttcgaATATGAGGTGCAATTATTTTTTCTCATATTTCTTTTCAACTTTTGCAACATTTTCTCAACTGTAAGTTCGTTCCATCTCTTCCcattaattttttcaaaatatatatgtttcttgacagcaaaattttattgcagGACGGTTCGAGACTGTGGATGGTGAAAAGGTGGCCATGGGGGTGACTGCTGATCGATCGGAGAAAACCAAGGCCGGAATTTGTTTGGGTTTATTCCTACGATCCCGACCAAGGATGGTTTTATAATTCTTCAACTACTCGGCATGATAATATGTCACAATATGAAAGGTGCACCATCTCTTTGTGAAGATAACGTCAATAGTCAATGTATAATTTAATTCATCGATAATTTGACATTATTGTATGATAAAGTTCTATATCAttgttttataaattttataatgcCCATGAAAAAATGAACATAAGTATTTACATGATATATTAAGACTCGTATTACGAAAATAATATGTTACAGACACAATATGTGTATCATCGATATTAATATTGTATTAAACCTTCCAAAAATGGATTAAAAATACTTTGATGCTAAAAGAACTCTACAATTTACAGTGCTTACTGCTTAGCAGCAGCCCCCTACACCAATACGTATAAGGATAGCAGCGGTTCATTGGCACTCGGACtgcagaatttttttaaaaaaaattatttataaattttgtataattttgaattaatttgatattattactattaaattaatttaaaatattaaatgattctagagtttaaaattttaatccaACTAGAATCATATTTGTCTTTTTTTTGTGGGTTTTAGGTCGTATTTTATAAACACtgacttttaaaatatcattaatttcATGTAGA
This Primulina eburnea isolate SZY01 chromosome 2, ASM2296580v1, whole genome shotgun sequence DNA region includes the following protein-coding sequences:
- the LOC140819676 gene encoding probable methionine--tRNA ligase; its protein translation is MASVIAKQNIVFALCKYLSLDPNEFSSDLGSDVKSLCTRILSSSGNGDLQVNNKELLKWIEFAESLLENSSVTLKSLGKLNEELITKSVLMGGGLKPSEADMIVFSVVHSAVSDLSSSDKAKLPHLLRWVDYIQNKEYFGELFKKILVENVQCIPSALKSTRKVDDSNAKKTVQETKEAINKEADLKAKKSADTEKVEAAGQATPDKRKLPEKEPGKARQPEKEVEKKDEELSVSLLKIQIGHIRKAWKHPSADSLLVEEIDIGEAKCRQVVSGLAKYCSPDQLKNRRVVLITNVKPGKLRDVMSEGLVLCASNHDHSIVEPLIAPDEAKIGECVTFSGHVGRPEEILNPKKKQLDKITPHLFTNDEGVATFKNIPFMTSAGPCTSSIPNATVK
- the LOC140819684 gene encoding LOW QUALITY PROTEIN: probable mitochondrial import inner membrane translocase subunit TIM21 (The sequence of the model RefSeq protein was modified relative to this genomic sequence to represent the inferred CDS: inserted 1 base in 1 codon): MRSIRALKIIFTRLQVAQEPGITIRHVIRAENVRKLNTDMAAGVSVLFRGLGNGKFANLRSSSGVFEVNGVNITIPGYARSMASRTSESTRKSSNETKRDVTTVEDPFDTPTYNIPEKPMTFTEGASYSVLILAGLGIAAAAGYAIFKELIFEPKEYKXFGKALERIKNDSQVRVRIGSPITGYGQESRNRAARQRIPNRIWTDEDGSEHIEVNFHIRGPHGAGLVGAEMFKDKVDKQWKFVYLMVEIRSPSPARLLLESYVPA